The following coding sequences are from one Trichocoleus sp. window:
- a CDS encoding ATP-binding cassette domain-containing protein, with the protein MTGSFHQATILNPQPFVELNNNQGQILRLFLEQDRHRLGRGSGWADLALPEDGWEVLSRRQAILEKEGADYRIYDGDGTSPSRNGLFVNQTRISFLDGHLLKDGDCIKIGQSPENQILLTYLNPTSSRLVMPSRRRLSLRGLKNWPVQLGRAPSAETYASMRLDAPTVSRLHAIIYPDAQQGYVLQDLSTNGTFVDGQRVDKRTPLQYENTIKIGPFSLLYRDETLELLDTGSQIRLDVHRLRRTVTDKQNGEKVILNDVSLVIEPGQLVALIGGSGAGKSTLMKSLVGIEPTTAGKVFLNGDDLRQNWAMYRSQIGYVPQDDIVHLDLRVEEVLEFACRLRLPPDTDVTQVVNATLEQTKLSHVRTNFVRNLSGGQRKRVSIGVELLADPKLFFLDEPTSGLDPGLDKEMMRLLRELADQGRTIVLVTHATANIEVCDRITFMGRGGKLCYFGPPQGALQFFEMPSNDLKYFSDIYIKLDQGVTKAEVQATVEYWAQRYLNSPEHQTYIQAALSPGKTNQFSTDDRVYTGISPFKQLVLLSQRYLRLMLRDRASLLLALLSGPIAIGLTAWILQGSTPLAKLDSPDITQAPSALRVLFVFSCIAIWIGLASSVREIVKESAIYTRERLINLGLLPYLASKFLLRWGLALAQTFLILVAVLIGFHAPEPELIPWSLGLGITTGLTLFASISLSLMLSAMAKNENEANNILPLIMIPQIILSGVLFDLKGIPGKLAWLTISRWSMGAYGALVNVNAMVPELPPGQVIPLPFKPLEMYEATWQNLSLNWGILGLHILVYFSIALWLQKRKDIV; encoded by the coding sequence ATGACTGGTAGCTTTCACCAAGCCACAATCCTAAACCCCCAACCCTTTGTAGAGCTGAACAACAATCAAGGGCAAATTCTGCGGCTCTTTTTGGAACAGGATCGACACCGGCTCGGACGGGGCAGTGGGTGGGCTGATCTTGCCCTACCTGAAGATGGCTGGGAAGTCCTTTCGCGACGGCAGGCGATCTTGGAGAAAGAGGGAGCAGACTATCGCATTTATGATGGCGATGGAACCAGCCCCAGCCGCAATGGCTTGTTTGTTAACCAGACTCGCATCAGCTTTTTGGATGGGCATCTACTAAAAGATGGCGACTGCATTAAGATTGGTCAATCTCCAGAAAACCAGATTCTCCTCACATACTTAAATCCAACCAGCAGTCGTCTAGTGATGCCAAGCAGGCGGCGTCTCTCGTTGAGAGGTTTAAAGAACTGGCCTGTACAGCTTGGGCGTGCTCCCAGTGCCGAAACTTATGCCTCTATGCGCTTAGATGCGCCCACTGTTTCCCGACTGCACGCCATCATTTATCCCGATGCTCAACAAGGATATGTGCTGCAAGACCTGAGCACCAACGGCACTTTTGTTGATGGACAGCGAGTTGATAAACGTACCCCTCTTCAGTATGAGAACACAATTAAAATCGGTCCATTTAGCTTACTGTATCGCGACGAAACGCTAGAACTCCTTGATACAGGCAGCCAAATTCGCTTAGATGTACATCGGCTACGGCGAACCGTGACAGACAAGCAGAATGGCGAAAAAGTCATTCTCAATGATGTATCGCTGGTGATTGAACCCGGGCAACTCGTCGCTTTGATTGGCGGCAGCGGTGCAGGAAAATCAACCTTAATGAAATCCTTAGTCGGGATTGAGCCAACAACTGCGGGTAAGGTGTTTTTGAATGGGGACGATCTGCGCCAAAACTGGGCAATGTATCGATCGCAGATTGGCTATGTTCCTCAAGATGATATTGTGCATCTCGATCTGAGAGTCGAAGAAGTGTTGGAGTTTGCTTGCAGACTGCGGCTACCGCCAGATACAGATGTGACCCAGGTGGTGAACGCAACCTTAGAGCAGACTAAGCTGAGCCATGTCAGAACGAATTTTGTGCGTAATCTCAGTGGAGGACAACGCAAGCGGGTCAGCATTGGGGTGGAGTTATTAGCCGATCCAAAGCTGTTTTTTCTAGACGAGCCAACATCGGGGCTTGATCCAGGGCTGGATAAGGAGATGATGAGGCTGCTGCGAGAACTCGCTGACCAGGGACGAACGATCGTGCTAGTTACTCATGCGACTGCCAATATTGAGGTCTGCGATCGGATTACCTTTATGGGCCGGGGGGGAAAACTCTGCTATTTTGGGCCTCCTCAAGGAGCCTTGCAGTTCTTTGAAATGCCTTCAAATGATCTCAAATACTTCTCAGATATTTACATCAAGTTAGACCAGGGAGTAACCAAAGCCGAAGTTCAAGCAACGGTAGAGTATTGGGCGCAGCGATATCTCAACTCACCAGAACACCAAACCTATATTCAAGCTGCACTCAGCCCCGGAAAAACGAATCAGTTCAGTACAGATGATAGGGTCTATACCGGAATTTCCCCGTTCAAACAGTTGGTGCTGCTGAGCCAGCGATATCTGCGGTTGATGCTGCGCGATCGTGCCAGTCTGCTGCTCGCCTTACTTTCCGGACCGATTGCGATCGGCTTAACCGCCTGGATTTTGCAGGGCAGTACTCCATTAGCAAAGCTCGATTCACCTGATATTACTCAAGCTCCTTCTGCGTTGCGCGTTCTCTTTGTCTTTAGCTGCATTGCCATCTGGATTGGGCTTGCCAGTTCTGTCCGAGAAATTGTCAAAGAATCTGCAATTTACACTAGAGAACGATTAATTAATCTAGGATTACTGCCTTACTTAGCCTCAAAATTCTTGCTGCGTTGGGGGTTAGCGCTTGCCCAAACATTCCTCATTCTGGTTGCGGTACTCATTGGCTTTCATGCTCCTGAACCTGAGCTGATCCCCTGGAGCCTGGGTTTAGGGATCACAACTGGACTAACGCTATTTGCCAGTATTAGCCTGAGTTTGATGCTTTCGGCGATGGCTAAAAATGAAAATGAAGCGAACAATATCCTGCCACTTATTATGATCCCGCAAATCATTCTGTCGGGCGTATTGTTTGATTTGAAGGGTATTCCTGGTAAGCTCGCCTGGTTAACGATTAGCCGCTGGTCGATGGGAGCTTATGGTGCATTGGTGAATGTGAATGCGATGGTGCCAGAACTGCCACCCGGACAGGTCATTCCTCTGCCATTCAAGCCACTTGAAATGTATGAAGCAACCTGGCAAAACCTT